From a region of the Campylobacter showae genome:
- a CDS encoding ABC transporter ATP-binding protein, protein MILSVQNICKTYLDYESNFKRFASWFSKNKEEKNVKTVLKDVSFDVGAGEVVGLIGQNGAGKSTLLKIISHTLKPSSGRVTSGAKISSILELGMGFHGDLTGRQNAYQSCSLMGYSKEQIDEIIAYIEDFAEIGEYFDYPVRIYSSGMQMRLAFSVVTANRPDILIIDEALSVGDVYFQHKSFDKIKEFKSLGTTLIIVSHDSGAIKSICDRVILLEKGQILKDGEPEAVLDYYNALISKKQDVQISQVALENGKIATVSGNKKACIKNVEILDAAGKKIQNLEVGKKIKLKVTVQANENLLSLVLGYQIKNRFSQVVYGTNTYHLKQALKNLKKGEEYDFSFEFDANLGVGSFSVTIALHDSDNHLQNNYEWRDNAIIFNVVNFSKPDFVGLAYLEPSLEVKRING, encoded by the coding sequence ATGATTTTATCGGTTCAAAATATCTGTAAAACTTACTTGGATTACGAGAGCAACTTTAAGCGATTTGCCTCGTGGTTTAGCAAAAATAAAGAAGAAAAAAACGTAAAAACCGTGCTAAAAGACGTAAGCTTTGACGTGGGAGCCGGCGAGGTAGTCGGGCTAATCGGTCAAAACGGAGCGGGCAAGAGCACACTTTTAAAAATCATATCGCACACGCTAAAGCCCTCAAGCGGCCGCGTAACGAGCGGGGCTAAAATTTCGTCCATATTAGAGCTAGGCATGGGCTTTCACGGCGATCTAACCGGCAGGCAGAATGCCTACCAGTCCTGCTCTCTCATGGGATACTCGAAAGAGCAAATCGACGAAATAATAGCCTATATCGAAGACTTTGCCGAGATAGGCGAGTATTTTGATTATCCAGTGCGAATTTACAGCAGCGGCATGCAGATGCGCCTTGCTTTTTCGGTCGTCACGGCAAACCGCCCAGATATACTCATCATCGACGAAGCGCTATCGGTAGGCGATGTGTATTTCCAGCATAAAAGCTTTGATAAGATAAAAGAATTTAAAAGCCTAGGCACTACGCTCATCATAGTTTCGCACGATAGCGGTGCGATAAAATCGATCTGCGACCGAGTAATCTTGCTAGAAAAAGGGCAAATTTTAAAAGACGGCGAGCCTGAAGCCGTACTTGATTATTACAACGCCCTAATCTCAAAAAAACAAGACGTACAAATCTCGCAAGTAGCCCTAGAAAACGGCAAAATCGCAACCGTATCCGGCAACAAAAAAGCCTGCATAAAAAACGTTGAAATTTTAGACGCCGCAGGCAAAAAGATACAAAATTTAGAAGTCGGCAAAAAAATCAAACTAAAAGTAACGGTGCAAGCAAACGAAAATTTGCTCTCGCTAGTACTGGGCTATCAGATCAAAAATCGCTTCTCGCAGGTCGTCTACGGCACAAACACTTACCACCTAAAGCAAGCTTTAAAAAATCTCAAAAAAGGCGAGGAGTACGACTTTAGTTTTGAATTTGACGCAAATTTGGGCGTCGGATCGTTTTCCGTAACGATAGCGCTGCACGATAGCGACAACCACCTGCAAAACAACTACGAATGGCGCGACAACGCAATCATTTTTAACGTCGTAAATTTTAGCAAGCCCGATTTTGTCGGTCTTGCGTATCTTGAACCGAGTTTAGAAGTAAAGAGAATAAATGGATAA
- a CDS encoding ABC transporter permease encodes MFSNIYTYRFFIVNSVKNEFITKFAKSKLGVAWAILHPLAQVLIYATILSSVLSAKLPGIDNKYAYAIYLMSGMLCWMLFSEIFSRCIGIFTDNANIIKKMSFPKIVLPATVVLSSVINNLILFAAIAVVFAFLGHFAGVNLIFLPILSVITMMLAVGFGLFFGVINVFMRDVGQIIAIVLQFLFWLTPIVYMTSILPSNLQELIYINPLVGVVSGYHDILIYDKTPDFSLLIYPIIIGAASLGAAFFVYKRAEEEMADVL; translated from the coding sequence TTGTTTTCAAATATTTATACGTATAGGTTTTTTATCGTAAATTCGGTCAAAAACGAGTTTATAACCAAATTTGCAAAAAGTAAACTGGGCGTAGCGTGGGCGATACTGCATCCGCTAGCCCAGGTGCTCATCTACGCGACCATACTCTCCTCAGTACTCTCGGCCAAGCTGCCCGGCATCGATAACAAATACGCATACGCGATCTATCTAATGAGCGGGATGCTTTGCTGGATGCTTTTTAGCGAGATTTTTTCGCGCTGCATCGGAATTTTTACCGATAACGCCAACATAATCAAAAAAATGTCTTTTCCCAAAATCGTCCTTCCGGCTACCGTAGTTTTAAGCTCAGTGATAAATAATCTCATTTTATTCGCCGCAATAGCAGTCGTATTTGCTTTTTTGGGACATTTTGCCGGCGTAAATTTGATCTTTTTGCCGATTTTATCCGTCATTACTATGATGTTAGCCGTAGGTTTTGGGCTGTTTTTCGGCGTGATAAACGTCTTTATGCGCGACGTAGGCCAGATCATCGCTATCGTCTTGCAGTTTTTATTTTGGCTAACGCCCATCGTTTATATGACGAGCATTTTACCGTCAAATTTGCAAGAGCTTATCTACATAAATCCGCTTGTGGGCGTCGTTAGCGGCTATCACGATATTTTGATCTACGATAAGACGCCGGATTTTTCGCTTTTGATTTATCCGATTATTATCGGCGCGGCAAGCCTTGGAGCTGCGTTTTTCGTTTATAAACGAGCCGAAGAAGAGATGGCGGACGTTTTATGA
- a CDS encoding motility associated factor glycosyltransferase family protein, translating to MAKKKEDEYLKLNSLQKKGARENQTSDKCDKNIDETVTNIANPIFKKNLQALFQQDEILAARLWGMKETEKYDVFIGKDPIDINIIDNKTLKYVYESPAKDVLHSLELIEKEYKRYPIMYFYGLGNGIFYKALLKNETHQKVIVVEPEIEIIYIALNLIDLSEELISKRLVLFFSEFATYSQFYFTISKEIFSSYAKTYNLHIHTPFYQTFHEDIVRINKDFTRAVSQIVVAHGNSIDDTLIGIKHHIEHIPEMVTNYCYTDLVRKRHGLMDTAIIVSTGPSLDKQLEALKKFAPYFTVISLDASYPILLKHGIKPDYVTSIERVEATSSFFKNKNKKIDEDIYFIVASLTHKKTVDNILPRRLALTMRPQQSEIVFNMPKYGYLGIGHSTANQAYQLAYALGHKNIILIGQDLAFAPDGKSHASGHAFAQADEYLYVEAYGGEGEVRTTYIWDKFKNQFEKDIEQAKNEQITTYNCTEGGARIQGSIEKPFLETAEELSKDKKVKKLPHIEKNSEKTANKDLLKAYKFIVKKVQTQNKAKQRIEKTFLELVPKIDKIMKIKDEGKVDESLFDPLVKIIDKIDKLKNYISGQNLKKYIENVLQIAVYHQELELAKISVAPSDTKMEKVNKLLEWAEMHKYWMFSAAGGINADMEVTKKASENLVKELKKRGLIETSEIGEVKEEFKLSI from the coding sequence ATGGCTAAGAAAAAAGAGGACGAGTACCTAAAACTAAATAGCTTACAAAAAAAAGGCGCTCGCGAAAATCAAACAAGCGACAAATGCGATAAAAATATCGATGAAACCGTCACAAATATCGCAAATCCTATTTTCAAAAAAAATCTTCAAGCGCTTTTTCAACAGGACGAAATTTTAGCCGCGCGCCTTTGGGGCATGAAAGAGACCGAAAAATACGATGTTTTTATAGGAAAAGATCCGATAGATATAAACATCATCGACAATAAAACCCTAAAATACGTCTACGAAAGTCCGGCTAAAGACGTTCTGCACTCTTTAGAGCTGATCGAAAAAGAGTATAAAAGATATCCTATCATGTACTTTTACGGTCTTGGCAACGGTATTTTTTATAAAGCCTTGCTAAAAAACGAAACGCATCAAAAAGTCATAGTCGTAGAGCCCGAGATAGAGATTATTTATATAGCATTAAATTTAATCGACTTATCCGAGGAGCTGATTAGCAAAAGGCTGGTTTTATTTTTCTCAGAATTCGCAACATACTCGCAGTTTTATTTTACAATCTCAAAAGAGATTTTTTCATCTTACGCTAAAACTTATAATCTGCATATCCATACGCCATTTTATCAAACTTTTCATGAAGATATAGTGAGAATAAATAAAGACTTCACTAGAGCCGTATCTCAAATAGTGGTAGCTCACGGCAATAGCATAGACGATACCCTAATAGGCATAAAACACCACATAGAGCATATTCCGGAGATGGTTACAAACTATTGCTATACGGATTTAGTCAGAAAAAGACACGGGCTCATGGATACGGCAATCATAGTATCTACCGGCCCGAGCCTAGATAAACAGCTTGAGGCGCTTAAAAAATTCGCTCCGTATTTTACGGTTATCAGCCTTGACGCATCGTATCCTATTTTGTTAAAGCACGGCATAAAACCAGACTACGTAACATCAATCGAGCGCGTAGAAGCTACGTCCAGCTTTTTTAAAAACAAAAACAAAAAAATAGACGAAGATATTTATTTTATAGTAGCGTCGCTAACGCATAAAAAAACGGTAGATAATATTTTACCGCGCCGCCTAGCTCTTACGATGAGACCGCAACAAAGCGAAATAGTATTTAATATGCCAAAATACGGCTATCTCGGCATCGGCCACTCTACGGCAAACCAGGCTTATCAGTTAGCTTACGCTCTCGGACATAAAAATATTATTTTAATAGGTCAAGATTTAGCCTTTGCCCCGGACGGCAAATCTCACGCCAGCGGGCATGCATTTGCTCAGGCTGACGAATACCTATACGTAGAAGCTTACGGCGGAGAAGGTGAAGTAAGAACGACCTATATATGGGATAAATTTAAAAATCAGTTTGAAAAAGATATAGAGCAGGCTAAAAACGAGCAAATCACTACCTATAACTGCACGGAAGGCGGTGCTAGAATACAAGGAAGTATCGAAAAACCGTTTTTGGAAACTGCAGAAGAGCTTAGTAAAGATAAAAAAGTAAAAAAACTACCGCACATAGAAAAAAACAGCGAAAAAACAGCAAACAAAGACCTGCTCAAAGCCTACAAATTTATCGTAAAAAAAGTACAAACTCAAAATAAAGCAAAACAAAGAATAGAAAAAACATTCCTAGAACTAGTTCCCAAAATCGATAAGATAATGAAGATCAAAGATGAAGGCAAAGTAGACGAAAGTCTATTTGATCCACTAGTAAAAATTATCGACAAAATAGATAAGCTAAAAAATTACATTAGCGGACAAAATCTAAAAAAATATATAGAAAACGTCTTGCAAATCGCCGTATATCATCAAGAACTAGAGCTAGCCAAAATTTCGGTCGCACCCAGCGATACTAAAATGGAAAAAGTAAACAAGCTGCTCGAGTGGGCCGAGATGCACAAATACTGGATGTTTTCGGCTGCAGGCGGCATAAATGCAGATATGGAAGTAACCAAAAAAGCGTCCGAAAATTTAGTCAAAGAGCTAAAGAAGCGAGGACTAATAGAAACAAGCGAAATCGGAGAGGTAAAAGAGGAGTTTAAGCTAAGCATTTAA
- the pseI gene encoding pseudaminic acid synthase translates to MKIANFDTNKKVFIIAELSANHSGSLQTALDTIKAAKRAGADAIKLQTYTPDSLTLDSRGEDFMIKGGLWDGANLYELYRQALTPREWHEQLFNAARDKGLVCFSSPFCNDDADFLEKFNPPAYKIASFEVTDYDFVRYVALKGKPIIISTGIATEQEIADVVQICKDAGNEQIALLKCTSSYPAPLDGMNLRTIADMKRKFGVEVGFSDHTLGIVAPVVAVSLGARIVEKHFILDKSVRSVDEAFSLDEREFGEMVKAVRDAEALLGKVNYELDDKAVQNRRFSRSLYACADIKEGEIFSEKNIKSVRPGYGLHPKFSPELLGKKAKREIKFSERITKEDI, encoded by the coding sequence ATGAAAATAGCAAATTTCGACACGAACAAAAAGGTCTTTATCATCGCCGAACTCTCGGCAAATCACTCAGGCAGCTTGCAAACGGCGCTTGACACGATAAAAGCCGCCAAGCGCGCGGGCGCGGACGCCATAAAACTGCAAACATACACGCCTGATAGCCTCACGCTAGATTCGCGCGGCGAGGACTTCATGATAAAAGGCGGGCTGTGGGACGGGGCAAATTTGTATGAACTATACCGGCAAGCTCTGACACCGCGAGAGTGGCACGAGCAGCTTTTTAATGCGGCGCGGGACAAAGGGCTAGTCTGCTTTTCAAGCCCGTTTTGCAACGATGATGCGGACTTTTTAGAGAAATTTAACCCGCCCGCTTACAAGATAGCAAGCTTTGAGGTTACGGACTATGATTTCGTGAGATACGTCGCGCTCAAAGGTAAACCGATCATCATCTCCACGGGCATCGCGACCGAGCAAGAGATCGCCGACGTCGTGCAAATTTGCAAAGATGCGGGAAACGAACAGATCGCGCTTTTAAAATGCACGTCTAGCTACCCTGCTCCGCTTGATGGGATGAACCTGCGCACGATCGCCGATATGAAACGAAAATTTGGCGTCGAGGTCGGCTTTTCAGATCATACGCTAGGCATCGTAGCGCCCGTGGTCGCCGTGAGTCTGGGCGCTCGGATAGTCGAAAAGCACTTTATCCTAGATAAAAGCGTTCGCAGCGTCGATGAAGCTTTTAGCTTGGACGAGCGGGAGTTTGGCGAGATGGTAAAAGCCGTGCGAGACGCCGAAGCGCTGCTTGGCAAAGTAAACTACGAGCTAGATGATAAAGCCGTGCAAAATCGCCGCTTTTCCCGCTCGCTTTACGCTTGCGCGGATATCAAAGAGGGCGAAATCTTTAGCGAAAAAAACATAAAAAGCGTGCGTCCGGGATACGGCTTGCACCCTAAATTTTCGCCGGAGCTACTGGGTAAAAAAGCAAAAAGAGAGATAAAATTTAGCGAGAGAATCACAAAGGAGGATATATAA
- the pseH gene encoding UDP-4-amino-4,6-dideoxy-N-acetyl-beta-L-altrosamine N-acetyltransferase, whose translation MLELINFTDLTDEQILMILRWRNDERVAKYMKNKSVSEQEHRKFIANLKNDETKRYFLVKEDSDYIGVIDFVDIAANSCEFGIYANPGLKGKGKILMQTIIEYAAKTLKVGELKSCAYNENEKAIALYHKFGFEIYGRDEQMSYMSLSLRKLDIMAKS comes from the coding sequence ATGCTTGAGCTTATAAATTTCACTGATCTAACTGACGAGCAAATTTTGATGATTTTGCGCTGGCGAAACGACGAGCGCGTCGCAAAATATATGAAAAACAAAAGCGTGAGCGAGCAAGAGCACAGAAAATTTATCGCAAATCTGAAAAACGACGAAACGAAAAGGTATTTTTTGGTAAAAGAGGATAGCGACTACATCGGCGTGATCGATTTTGTGGATATCGCGGCGAATTCTTGCGAATTTGGCATTTACGCAAATCCGGGGCTAAAAGGCAAAGGCAAAATCCTAATGCAAACCATCATAGAATACGCCGCCAAAACGCTTAAGGTCGGCGAGCTAAAATCGTGCGCCTACAACGAAAACGAAAAAGCGATCGCGCTATACCACAAATTCGGCTTTGAAATTTACGGGCGCGACGAGCAAATGAGCTATATGTCGTTATCTTTACGCAAACTTGATATAATGGCTAAAAGTTAG
- the pseG gene encoding UDP-2,4-diacetamido-2,4,6-trideoxy-beta-L-altropyranose hydrolase — MNFDKISNLKTLIRADSSSKIGHGHIRRDLILAQKFKDVSFACIDLPGSLAGEIPYPIFTLKSMDVSELVNLIKEHKFELLVIDHYGISAADEKLIKEQTNVQILSFDDNYKEHFCDHLLNVNIYAQPQKYANLVPEGCELIFSPLVRSEFYGEAKIKREKKFNYLIALGGTDSLNLTAKIASNLLAKNKKVAAITTSANVNLANLQILADSEPNFSLFINSNEVARLMNESEILVISASSLVNEALVLGAKFKAVRVADNQNEMAQWLTANGREIYEADEICLSL, encoded by the coding sequence ATGAATTTTGACAAAATCTCAAATCTAAAAACCCTCATCCGCGCCGATAGCAGCTCGAAAATCGGGCACGGACACATTAGGCGCGATCTTATCTTGGCGCAAAAATTTAAAGACGTTAGCTTTGCTTGCATCGACCTACCGGGCAGCCTCGCAGGCGAGATACCCTACCCCATTTTCACGCTAAAAAGCATGGACGTAAGCGAGCTGGTAAATTTGATAAAAGAGCATAAATTTGAGCTGCTTGTGATCGATCATTACGGCATTAGCGCGGCGGACGAAAAGCTAATCAAAGAGCAAACGAACGTCCAAATTTTAAGCTTTGACGACAACTACAAAGAGCATTTTTGCGACCACTTGCTAAACGTAAATATCTACGCCCAGCCCCAAAAATACGCAAATCTAGTGCCGGAAGGCTGCGAGCTGATATTTTCGCCGCTAGTTAGGAGCGAGTTTTATGGCGAAGCAAAAATCAAACGCGAGAAAAAATTTAACTACCTCATCGCGCTAGGCGGCACTGACTCGCTAAATTTGACCGCCAAAATCGCCTCAAATTTGCTCGCTAAAAACAAAAAAGTAGCCGCCATCACGACGAGCGCAAACGTAAATTTAGCAAATTTGCAAATTTTAGCGGATAGCGAGCCAAATTTTAGCCTTTTTATAAACTCAAACGAGGTGGCGCGACTGATGAACGAGAGCGAAATTTTAGTGATTTCGGCTAGCTCGCTCGTAAATGAAGCGCTGGTTTTAGGCGCTAAATTTAAAGCCGTGCGCGTCGCGGATAATCAAAACGAGATGGCACAGTGGCTAACGGCAAACGGGCGCGAGATCTACGAGGCGGACGAGATATGCTTGAGCTTATAA